One window of Mycoplasmopsis gallopavonis genomic DNA carries:
- a CDS encoding DUF4256 domain-containing protein, whose product MEKEFLDQLEKRFTLTSQLFGIDENWSLIKQFLLTNTKELEVLKKMEKTGGEINLIKLDNKLYYVDLYKTLPATRASLCYDELARKQRKKFPPISSVEAEVAKLGSSLLNEQMYLEIQKYLDLDTKTSTWLLTENELRNQGGAIFGDKRYSRAFIYHNGADSYYSSRGFRTFVEIKLR is encoded by the coding sequence ATGGAAAAAGAATTTTTAGATCAACTTGAAAAAAGATTTACACTTACTTCTCAACTTTTTGGAATCGATGAAAATTGATCACTTATTAAACAATTTTTACTTACAAATACTAAGGAACTTGAAGTCTTAAAGAAAATGGAAAAAACCGGTGGTGAGATTAATCTTATAAAACTAGATAATAAGCTTTACTATGTTGATCTTTATAAAACCCTCCCAGCTACTCGTGCTTCGCTCTGCTACGATGAACTTGCACGAAAGCAACGCAAGAAATTTCCTCCAATTTCTAGTGTTGAAGCAGAAGTTGCAAAATTAGGTTCAAGTTTGTTGAATGAACAAATGTATCTTGAAATTCAAAAATATCTCGATTTAGATACTAAAACTTCAACTTGATTATTAACTGAAAACGAACTTCGTAATCAAGGTGGAGCTATTTTTGGCGATAAGAGATATAGCAGAGCATTTATTTATCATAATGGGGCAGATTCATATTATAGTTCTCGTGGTTTTAGAACTTTTGTAGAAATTAAATTAAGATAG
- a CDS encoding dUTP diphosphatase: MNLKEIFEMQKSLDEKINEKRKKNNPNLSKKDVEIQKTLALIVEAGEFINEVQSFKYWKINKNIKRQAVMEEFADLLHFLVNFAYSYRIDPVIEPLILNQDINYQFQQLFISITDLMKNLNQETIQRAFEISLGAFVMLGFNYGDLFQAYFLKNQKNYQRLYSNY, translated from the coding sequence ATGAATTTAAAAGAAATTTTTGAAATGCAAAAATCACTAGATGAGAAAATTAATGAAAAACGCAAGAAAAACAATCCAAATCTTTCAAAAAAAGATGTTGAAATTCAAAAAACTCTTGCTTTAATAGTTGAAGCTGGTGAATTTATCAATGAAGTACAAAGTTTTAAATATTGAAAGATTAATAAAAATATCAAACGGCAAGCAGTCATGGAAGAATTTGCAGATTTATTACATTTTTTAGTTAATTTTGCTTATTCTTACCGAATCGATCCTGTTATTGAACCGCTAATTTTAAACCAAGATATCAACTATCAATTTCAACAACTTTTTATTAGTATCACGGATTTAATGAAAAATTTAAATCAAGAAACAATTCAAAGAGCTTTTGAGATTTCACTTGGAGCATTTGTGATGTTAGGTTTTAATTATGGAGATCTTTTTCAAGCTTATTTTCTTAAAAATCAAAAAAATTATCAAAGACTTTATTCAAATTATTAA
- a CDS encoding DHH family phosphoesterase: MQIGNLEIITKELLKYDSIVIFHHIRPDGDCLGSQFGLKELLETNFPNKKVYAIGDAKNSFSFLNLKMDNVPSDEVLSNSLAVVVDANFKERIELREVLDQNLFKQVIRIDHHPNEDDLGENCIRWVDSSYAAADEMITELAISNNWTITQRAANLLYLGINTDSGRFLFNNTKARTLRLAANLYDAGMEADFIHTNLAKVNLDDLKYSSWLISTLKTRDGVAYIQNSLEDTNRFNKTPQTSVRVNSIANIDGYPIWVQFTEEEDGRIRTEFRSNGPIVRNVAVKWGGGGHERASGAILNSFADVEAVIDDCILEVQRYQNEQNN; the protein is encoded by the coding sequence ATGCAAATTGGTAACTTAGAAATTATTACTAAGGAACTCTTAAAATACGATTCAATCGTTATTTTTCACCACATTCGTCCTGATGGAGATTGTCTTGGTTCACAATTTGGTTTAAAAGAACTTTTAGAAACCAACTTTCCAAACAAAAAAGTTTATGCAATCGGTGATGCTAAAAACTCTTTTAGTTTTTTAAATCTTAAAATGGATAATGTACCTAGTGATGAAGTTTTGTCTAATTCATTAGCAGTAGTTGTCGATGCTAACTTTAAAGAGAGAATTGAACTTCGTGAAGTTTTAGATCAAAATTTATTTAAACAAGTAATTAGAATTGATCACCATCCAAATGAAGATGACTTAGGAGAAAACTGCATTCGCTGAGTTGATAGTTCTTATGCAGCCGCTGACGAAATGATTACTGAATTGGCTATTTCAAATAACTGAACAATTACTCAAAGAGCAGCTAATTTACTATACTTAGGAATTAATACTGACAGTGGTCGCTTTTTATTTAATAATACTAAAGCAAGAACTTTAAGATTAGCTGCAAATTTATATGATGCAGGAATGGAAGCGGATTTTATTCATACAAATTTAGCAAAAGTAAATCTAGATGATTTAAAATATTCTTCATGATTAATTTCAACTTTAAAAACACGTGACGGAGTAGCTTATATTCAAAATAGTTTAGAAGATACTAACCGTTTTAATAAAACACCACAAACTTCAGTTCGTGTTAATTCAATTGCAAATATTGATGGTTACCCAATTTGAGTCCAATTTACCGAAGAAGAAGATGGACGAATTAGAACAGAGTTTCGTTCAAATGGACCAATTGTGCGGAATGTCGCTGTCAAATGAGGTGGCGGAGGCCATGAAAGAGCTTCTGGTGCAATTTTAAATTCATTCGCAGATGTAGAAGCAGTCATTGATGATTGTATTCTTGAAGTTCAAAGATATCAAAACGAACAAAATAATTAA
- a CDS encoding DHH family phosphoesterase: MQIGNSKVAIDAIEKYDSIVIFHHIRPDGDCLGSQAGLAELIRTNYPNKKVYTVGDNSHVFDFMGYEFNSYDQIDFNNSLAIVVDASSGDRIECSDLLYEKRTTARLRIDHHPNGADIEYEYNWIDEHYVAAAEMIAQLAYDAKWTVTNKAASHIYLGINTDSGRFLFPDTSARTHKLVAFLMEQGSFHPQNILRELSKRSFKDIKFVGKILSNFQKEGRVLYYEIHDDVLKEYGMNSLEAAIFVNELANIEDNSCWALFVQLEDGKVRGRLRSNGPLVNVVARKYNGGGHDNAAGITLDSWSQVKDVLADLNQAIQEWEK, encoded by the coding sequence ATGCAAATAGGAAATTCAAAAGTAGCAATTGATGCTATTGAAAAATATGATTCAATCGTTATTTTTCACCACATTCGCCCTGATGGAGATTGTCTTGGTTCACAAGCTGGTCTAGCTGAGTTAATTCGAACAAATTATCCAAATAAAAAAGTCTATACTGTCGGTGATAATTCACATGTTTTTGATTTTATGGGATATGAATTTAATTCATATGATCAAATTGATTTTAATAATTCTCTTGCAATTGTTGTTGATGCATCTAGCGGAGATCGGATTGAATGTTCAGACTTACTTTATGAAAAAAGAACTACAGCAAGACTTAGAATTGATCACCACCCAAATGGTGCGGACATTGAATATGAATATAACTGAATTGATGAACATTATGTAGCAGCCGCTGAAATGATTGCTCAGTTAGCTTATGATGCTAAATGAACAGTAACTAATAAAGCAGCTTCACACATTTATTTAGGAATTAATACTGATAGCGGTCGTTTTCTTTTCCCAGATACATCAGCTCGTACTCACAAATTAGTTGCTTTCTTAATGGAACAAGGAAGTTTCCATCCACAAAATATTTTAAGAGAACTTTCAAAACGTAGTTTTAAAGACATCAAATTTGTTGGAAAAATTTTAAGTAACTTCCAAAAAGAAGGAAGAGTTCTATACTACGAAATTCATGATGATGTTTTAAAAGAATACGGAATGAACTCATTAGAAGCAGCTATTTTTGTTAATGAATTAGCAAATATTGAAGATAATTCTTGTTGAGCTTTATTTGTACAACTAGAAGATGGTAAAGTTCGTGGGCGTTTAAGAAGTAATGGACCACTTGTTAATGTAGTTGCTAGAAAATACAACGGTGGTGGACATGATAATGCAGCCGGAATTACTCTTGATTCATGATCACAAGTTAAAGATGTTTTAGCGGACTTAAATCAAGCTATTCAAGAATGGGAGAAATAA
- a CDS encoding carbohydrate ABC transporter permease — protein sequence MFELKLWIQRRVYKFRLRKNQETVSSQVHDKSASSVIIFGMLKLLLLCLFGAIILFPFVLMILMSFMSDSEIEAIRVQSRLLPSFGPGKSYVLGVGNQFIESWGDVVKNTYSRAAASGYFNALLLTVLNVVISIVLKIFVTFFMGYAFSLKNWRGKNLAWFIALSLLVLPEVALLSGQYIVVLRSGLTKTYLGFILAVAFPFTASIFNATMYKNAFETIPGRIKEVSLIDGAGGAKYLFKIAFPMVVPTTLTIVILTSLVSWNAYLWPSIIETIGGEKHQVLSVWLFNAGLDKDHPDAPRLENIRMAANIMSLLPMFVAFLIFRRRIMAAISRQGSTIKG from the coding sequence ATGTTTGAGTTAAAGTTATGAATTCAAAGAAGAGTCTATAAATTCAGACTAAGAAAAAACCAAGAAACAGTTTCATCTCAAGTACACGACAAATCAGCTAGTTCAGTAATTATTTTTGGAATGCTTAAACTTTTATTATTATGTCTTTTTGGTGCAATTATTTTGTTCCCATTCGTTTTAATGATTTTAATGTCATTTATGAGTGATAGTGAAATCGAAGCAATTCGGGTTCAATCAAGACTTTTACCAAGTTTTGGACCTGGAAAATCTTATGTTTTAGGGGTTGGTAACCAATTTATTGAATCATGAGGTGATGTTGTTAAAAACACTTATAGTAGAGCGGCAGCTAGTGGTTACTTTAATGCTTTATTATTAACAGTTTTAAACGTTGTGATTTCAATTGTTCTTAAAATCTTTGTAACTTTCTTTATGGGATATGCTTTTTCTCTTAAAAATTGAAGAGGAAAAAATCTTGCTTGATTTATTGCTTTATCACTTTTAGTTTTACCTGAAGTGGCCTTACTTTCAGGGCAATATATTGTTGTTTTACGTTCAGGATTAACTAAAACATATTTAGGATTTATTTTAGCCGTAGCATTTCCATTTACAGCAAGTATTTTTAATGCCACAATGTATAAAAATGCTTTCGAAACTATTCCTGGAAGAATTAAAGAAGTTTCGTTAATTGATGGAGCAGGTGGAGCAAAATATTTATTTAAAATTGCTTTCCCAATGGTTGTTCCAACTACACTTACCATCGTAATCTTAACATCTCTTGTATCATGAAATGCCTACTTATGACCATCTATTATTGAAACAATCGGGGGCGAAAAACATCAAGTTCTTTCAGTTTGATTATTCAACGCTGGACTTGATAAAGATCACCCAGATGCTCCTCGTTTGGAAAACATAAGAATGGCCGCAAATATTATGTCACTTCTTCCAATGTTTGTTGCGTTCTTAATTTTCAGAAGAAGAATTATGGCCGCAATTAGTAGACAAGGTTCAACAATTAAAGGTTAG
- a CDS encoding carbohydrate ABC transporter permease: MKFSRNSFFSTLTYKLPFLHSWIAKKQISRRMSLSHSILESRTPFWKPLLLLTPWLLLLLAFTIIPMFYNLYNSFRNQTGAWTFENYVDVFSDSRFAVGVRNSFIYGMFQLPFVMVLALVISSVIAKLYRKAAKGFWQTIFFMPYVTNAVAVSLTFVQLFSQNGLINNLLGTNINWLRSGDQNTFYALFAMTLNGIWSGLAFNILIFTTAMLGVDKNLYRSASIDGCGEIKQFFRITLPSIRGTINFLITLGIIGGLKVFPLALFDNRPIDAFNNGGASLMMYVYLMTKTSPNIYMAGAASLSLFIVGVTFSSIVRGGFFMMQLTLNNLGERNVWVKVMNSKKSL; this comes from the coding sequence ATGAAGTTCTCAAGAAATAGCTTTTTCTCGACTTTAACTTATAAACTACCTTTTCTTCATTCTTGAATTGCTAAAAAACAAATTTCAAGAAGAATGTCGCTTTCACATTCTATTTTAGAAAGTCGAACACCTTTTTGAAAACCATTATTATTACTTACACCGTGATTATTATTACTTTTAGCTTTTACTATTATCCCTATGTTTTACAACCTTTACAATTCATTTCGTAATCAAACTGGAGCTTGAACATTTGAAAATTATGTTGATGTTTTTAGTGATTCACGTTTTGCTGTTGGGGTAAGAAACTCATTTATTTATGGAATGTTCCAATTACCATTTGTTATGGTTTTAGCGTTAGTGATTTCATCAGTTATCGCTAAACTTTATCGTAAAGCAGCGAAAGGATTTTGACAAACTATCTTTTTCATGCCTTATGTAACTAACGCTGTTGCAGTTAGTTTAACATTTGTGCAATTATTTAGTCAAAATGGTTTAATCAATAATCTTTTAGGAACAAATATTAACTGATTAAGAAGTGGAGATCAAAATACCTTTTATGCTCTATTTGCAATGACTTTAAATGGTATTTGAAGTGGTCTTGCATTTAATATTTTAATTTTTACTACAGCTATGCTTGGAGTTGATAAGAACTTATATCGTTCAGCTTCAATTGATGGTTGTGGAGAAATAAAACAATTCTTTAGAATTACTTTACCTTCAATTCGTGGAACTATTAACTTTTTAATTACTCTTGGTATTATCGGAGGATTAAAAGTATTCCCACTTGCTTTATTTGATAACCGTCCTATTGACGCTTTCAATAATGGTGGTGCTTCACTTATGATGTATGTGTACTTGATGACTAAAACTAGCCCAAATATTTACATGGCTGGTGCAGCGAGTTTATCTCTTTTCATTGTTGGGGTGACCTTCTCATCAATTGTTAGAGGTGGATTCTTTATGATGCAATTAACATTAAATAATTTAGGAGAAAGAAATGTTTGAGTTAAAGTTATGAATTCAAAGAAGAGTCTATAA
- a CDS encoding ATP-binding cassette domain-containing protein, producing MKLLKFLIDKIHESSIKVNPEDLAKIEKYVQKFKSIDSDKIPVIELKDLNIDFGETLAVDNANFKIPDGKLVTLLGPSGSGKTTTLNAIAGLLTVTSGKILFKGKDVTEYTPQRRKLGFVFQNYALYPHMSVYDNIAFPLKNDINWQIKTLMTKEGAKNDIRILYLRKLGAEEKEIQELKKAYENWAIIQREGQRKLVELYASLIDKLEKAHTQYKVTTVHENSEYSLLAKNLMKMIKDINANTKRIILETTDKYKTDLKHNLITLSNLKSSEKLEEIKKSPLKFKSNLSNDKIEQEIAKLTQINAELISLDLNTLTLKDRVKAIKLEDKISKLIARYKYVTKNQEIKAKYAILIKETKENYLQEKVAFKQAIKTNVEYNTLLKDSKNLVFIAKKHFNNLTKEAIAKYNLNKVMKSDLDELHFTEDDKAQLKELSKLNISFKKAIHNEVMEVAQKVEIIPILQKKPTRLSGGQQQRVSIARAIVKKPDILLMDEPLSNLDAKLRISTRQWIRQIQQSLGITTVFVTHDQEEAMSISDIVVCMSMAKVQQIGSPLELYNKPRNQFVARFIGMPEMGLMHSELKNNKLVVAGKEIGAINIPNLSEASLNVGVRAEDFVIKQANEDYHFAGKVVVQENFGKESKLVVEVPNVGRINFLLDNDYVFAIGDEIFFDLPIHKLHIFNQETEERLEYEVLKK from the coding sequence ATGAAATTATTAAAATTTCTAATTGATAAGATTCACGAATCTTCAATTAAAGTAAATCCAGAAGATTTAGCTAAAATTGAAAAATATGTTCAAAAATTTAAATCTATAGATTCAGATAAAATTCCTGTGATTGAATTAAAAGATTTAAACATTGATTTTGGTGAAACTCTTGCAGTTGATAATGCGAATTTTAAAATTCCAGATGGTAAATTAGTAACATTACTTGGACCATCAGGAAGCGGGAAAACTACAACCTTAAATGCAATTGCTGGTCTTTTAACAGTCACATCTGGAAAAATTTTATTTAAAGGAAAAGATGTTACAGAATATACACCACAAAGAAGAAAATTAGGTTTTGTGTTCCAAAACTATGCACTTTATCCACATATGAGTGTTTATGATAATATTGCTTTCCCACTTAAAAACGATATTAACTGACAAATTAAGACTTTGATGACTAAAGAAGGTGCTAAAAACGATATTAGAATTCTTTACCTTAGAAAATTAGGGGCAGAAGAAAAAGAAATTCAAGAGCTTAAAAAGGCCTATGAAAATTGAGCAATTATTCAGAGAGAAGGTCAAAGAAAGCTTGTTGAACTTTATGCAAGTCTTATTGACAAATTAGAGAAAGCTCATACACAATACAAAGTTACAACAGTACATGAAAACTCAGAATATTCTCTTTTAGCTAAAAACTTAATGAAAATGATTAAAGACATTAATGCTAACACTAAGAGAATCATTTTGGAAACAACAGACAAATATAAAACAGATCTTAAACACAATTTAATTACACTTTCAAATCTTAAATCTTCTGAAAAATTAGAAGAAATTAAAAAGAGTCCTCTTAAATTTAAGTCAAACTTATCAAATGATAAAATTGAGCAGGAAATTGCAAAATTAACTCAAATAAATGCAGAGTTAATTTCACTTGATTTAAATACTCTTACTCTTAAAGATAGAGTGAAAGCAATTAAATTAGAAGATAAAATTAGTAAATTAATTGCTAGATATAAATATGTCACAAAAAACCAAGAAATTAAAGCTAAATATGCAATTTTAATTAAAGAAACTAAAGAAAATTATCTTCAAGAAAAAGTTGCTTTTAAACAGGCTATTAAAACAAATGTTGAATACAATACTTTACTTAAAGATAGTAAAAATTTAGTATTTATTGCTAAAAAGCATTTTAATAATTTAACAAAAGAAGCAATTGCTAAATATAATTTAAATAAAGTTATGAAATCTGATTTAGATGAACTTCACTTCACAGAAGATGATAAAGCTCAATTAAAAGAACTTTCAAAACTTAACATTTCATTTAAAAAAGCAATTCATAACGAAGTTATGGAAGTGGCACAAAAAGTTGAAATTATTCCAATTTTACAAAAGAAACCAACTCGTTTATCAGGTGGACAACAACAACGTGTTTCTATTGCTCGTGCGATTGTTAAAAAACCAGATATCTTATTAATGGATGAACCACTTTCAAACCTTGATGCAAAATTACGTATTTCTACTCGTCAATGAATTAGACAAATTCAACAATCTTTAGGAATTACAACTGTTTTTGTTACTCACGATCAAGAAGAAGCTATGTCAATTTCAGATATTGTTGTATGTATGTCTATGGCTAAAGTTCAACAAATTGGTTCACCATTAGAACTTTATAATAAACCAAGAAATCAATTTGTTGCAAGATTCATCGGTATGCCTGAAATGGGTCTTATGCACTCAGAATTAAAAAACAATAAATTAGTTGTTGCTGGGAAAGAAATTGGTGCAATTAATATTCCAAATCTTAGTGAAGCTAGCTTAAATGTTGGTGTTCGTGCAGAAGATTTTGTTATTAAGCAAGCAAATGAAGATTATCATTTTGCTGGAAAAGTAGTTGTTCAAGAAAACTTTGGAAAAGAAAGTAAGTTAGTTGTTGAAGTTCCAAATGTAGGAAGAATTAACTTCTTATTGGATAATGATTATGTTTTTGCAATTGGTGATGAGATTTTCTTTGATTTACCAATTCATAAATTACATATCTTCAATCAAGAAACTGAAGAAAGATTAGAATATGAAGTTCTCAAGAAATAG
- a CDS encoding thermonuclease family protein, with protein sequence MFKKITKYLLTSSLLVPIVALPVSCHQEKKLTFDIKDSTKPINVSLKLMQSSTGIKYYKFVWEGKDAAAKTESKNNLKQFLEETVKPKLFANLTYEKETNGSLFISPDKIKGYPKEFYLKINDKKIKFQSRILPKLNLGKYGKQPEGRIPEDSHFGNVESIKSAFVISYSSNLDGLSINQMNDYEEKLNKEYEWDQPVTPTLNQYLDQVTINKELFQPIEIDWSKVKHFETFLVDFSDGDTFTISEFDDQGKQFKIRLMGIDTPEKAIQENQSSPFEYSFALLSSAWGKKLFKSFEIEKDGQRVIPVRIAFGDKTDKDAYGRITADIFFGDGYKYSYNVEIVRAGYTYPMDSASNALGLLKEPNTYENLIYPKIRTAFNDAIKNRRGFFHYINSVDQVTKYLYNKKQNEKWWIFWDDAKKVNPKQETIKDVLEGNN encoded by the coding sequence ATGTTTAAGAAAATTACAAAATATCTTTTAACTTCTTCTCTTTTGGTCCCAATTGTAGCGTTGCCAGTTAGTTGTCACCAAGAAAAAAAATTAACATTTGATATAAAAGACTCAACTAAACCAATTAATGTAAGTTTGAAATTAATGCAATCAAGCACAGGAATTAAATATTACAAATTTGTTTGAGAAGGAAAAGACGCAGCTGCTAAGACAGAATCAAAAAACAATTTAAAACAATTTTTAGAAGAAACAGTTAAACCTAAGTTATTCGCAAACTTAACTTATGAAAAAGAAACTAATGGATCTTTATTTATTTCTCCGGACAAAATTAAGGGTTATCCAAAAGAATTTTATTTAAAAATTAATGATAAAAAAATTAAGTTTCAATCAAGAATTTTACCTAAACTTAATTTAGGTAAATACGGAAAACAACCAGAAGGAAGAATTCCTGAGGATTCACATTTTGGAAATGTCGAATCAATTAAAAGTGCTTTCGTTATTTCATATAGTTCTAATTTAGATGGATTATCTATCAACCAAATGAATGATTATGAAGAAAAACTTAATAAAGAATATGAATGAGATCAACCAGTCACTCCAACTTTAAATCAATACTTAGATCAAGTTACAATTAATAAAGAATTATTCCAACCAATTGAAATTGATTGATCAAAAGTAAAACATTTTGAAACTTTTTTAGTAGATTTTAGTGATGGAGATACTTTTACAATTAGTGAATTTGATGATCAAGGTAAACAATTTAAAATTCGTTTAATGGGTATTGATACACCAGAAAAAGCAATTCAAGAAAATCAATCTTCTCCATTTGAATATTCATTTGCACTACTTTCAAGTGCTTGAGGAAAGAAATTATTCAAATCATTTGAGATAGAAAAAGATGGACAAAGAGTTATCCCAGTTAGAATTGCATTTGGAGATAAAACAGACAAAGATGCTTACGGAAGAATTACTGCGGATATTTTCTTTGGTGATGGTTATAAATATTCTTATAATGTAGAAATTGTAAGAGCAGGATACACATATCCTATGGATTCTGCTTCGAATGCTCTTGGTCTTTTAAAAGAACCAAATACTTATGAGAATTTAATTTATCCAAAAATTCGAACAGCATTTAATGATGCAATCAAAAATCGTAGAGGATTTTTCCACTATATAAATAGTGTTGATCAAGTAACTAAATATCTTTACAATAAAAAACAAAATGAAAAATGATGAATTTTTTGAGATGACGCAAAAAAAGTAAATCCTAAACAAGAAACTATTAAAGATGTTCTTGAAGGTAATAATTAA
- a CDS encoding P68 family surface lipoprotein — protein MNKKMKKYFLGFAGLTMAALPLVSAACGKTSSKPTTPTNPSNPSTPGNPGGTGLDFKSYINSITEDERIENRDEINPGVSGKFNQSVKETLVIGHTFSESGAQAKAVASLVKVYNNLVDSRSQDLIEPSKAKKWNIKGLGSGYQGGAESIDRSLQGRDTDSFVNLTINYAAVAASLAEKDMLLSFNSNGNDNLDITNYSSSFTVENYTIENVANPSTVLLPQFKSTLVLALNAPVLAYIFNTIVENGGSVDASATDFVNKIKEAGKKDEAAVKSIWGAPSANVREVVNGFVITDAIFKSYSAMLDFADMSQKLFVNSSNPDSELHIVGFDSAVSIYETAIYSELNAKDSEMIAAVNVDSNTKHVNIDYRPLHNTNSPASVKSAEVVGRFATSVKNNSLKLLPGGQFASTDQINHKFAFSIGSTAGYSHNFVTGASSAFEISGKPTLRLNNDLSKDTGTFRTVQKTPSGKNFKAVANAIGYVGKYKNAILPADAELAAYQLKALDAESEAKLREMYAQAKEDNSSVIALVNYDKKTPALYSTFKESTHYAELVTSGTTEYLVLFFKDAQGNNLENELAALGYQKSEKSLQQLLEKHELFTLPTPLKWKATSPKNVVFGQGPSIIGIHANETDDEATRLFVKWLVTSTTKYNFDGKGTFTPSEYLEKAMNYINPTNGFQNKTAEQVTAAFDDNAYLKTAFEMFKQASDSSDTVIYSEPGTTKANAFRQSIESAFNSLQDSKGTMSYANFIDKIQIGK, from the coding sequence AACCCTGGTGTTTCTGGTAAATTTAATCAAAGCGTAAAAGAAACATTAGTTATTGGTCACACATTTAGTGAAAGTGGTGCACAAGCTAAAGCTGTCGCTTCATTAGTGAAAGTTTACAATAACTTAGTTGATTCTAGAAGTCAAGATTTAATTGAACCAAGTAAAGCTAAAAAATGAAATATTAAAGGATTAGGTTCAGGATACCAAGGTGGTGCTGAATCAATCGATCGTTCTCTTCAAGGAAGAGATACAGATTCTTTTGTTAACCTTACAATTAACTATGCAGCGGTTGCAGCTTCATTAGCAGAAAAAGATATGTTATTAAGTTTCAACTCTAATGGAAACGATAACTTAGATATTACAAATTATTCTTCAAGTTTTACAGTAGAAAACTACACAATCGAAAATGTTGCTAACCCTTCAACAGTTTTACTTCCTCAATTTAAAAGTACACTTGTTCTTGCTTTAAATGCCCCTGTTTTAGCATATATTTTTAACACAATTGTAGAAAATGGTGGTAGCGTAGATGCATCAGCGACAGATTTTGTTAATAAAATTAAAGAAGCTGGTAAAAAAGACGAAGCAGCTGTTAAGTCAATTTGAGGTGCACCTTCTGCAAATGTAAGAGAAGTTGTTAATGGATTTGTAATTACAGATGCAATTTTCAAATCTTACTCAGCAATGTTAGATTTTGCAGACATGTCACAAAAATTATTTGTTAACTCTTCAAACCCAGATTCAGAATTACACATCGTTGGATTTGACTCAGCAGTTTCAATTTATGAAACAGCAATTTACTCAGAATTAAATGCTAAAGATTCAGAAATGATTGCAGCAGTTAATGTTGATAGTAATACAAAACATGTAAATATTGATTACAGACCATTACACAACACAAACTCACCTGCTTCAGTTAAATCAGCAGAAGTTGTAGGAAGATTTGCGACAAGCGTTAAAAATAACTCTTTAAAACTTCTTCCTGGAGGACAATTTGCTTCTACAGATCAAATTAACCATAAGTTTGCATTTTCAATTGGTTCAACAGCTGGTTATTCACATAACTTCGTAACTGGTGCAAGCTCAGCTTTTGAAATTTCAGGTAAACCAACACTTAGACTTAATAATGATTTATCAAAAGATACCGGAACTTTTAGAACTGTTCAAAAAACACCTAGTGGAAAAAACTTTAAAGCAGTTGCAAATGCGATTGGATATGTAGGTAAATACAAAAACGCAATTTTACCTGCTGACGCAGAATTAGCTGCATATCAATTAAAAGCTCTTGATGCTGAATCAGAAGCAAAACTTAGAGAAATGTATGCACAAGCTAAAGAAGATAACTCATCTGTAATTGCACTTGTAAATTACGATAAGAAAACACCAGCACTTTATAGCACATTTAAAGAATCAACTCATTATGCAGAACTTGTAACATCAGGAACAACAGAATACTTAGTGTTATTCTTTAAAGATGCACAAGGTAATAATTTAGAAAATGAGCTTGCAGCTCTTGGTTACCAAAAATCAGAAAAATCACTTCAACAATTACTTGAAAAGCATGAGTTATTTACACTTCCAACACCATTAAAATGAAAAGCAACATCACCTAAAAATGTAGTATTTGGACAAGGACCTTCAATTATTGGAATTCACGCAAATGAAACAGATGATGAAGCAACAAGATTATTTGTTAAATGATTAGTCACATCAACAACAAAATATAATTTTGATGGAAAAGGAACATTTACTCCAAGTGAATATTTAGAAAAAGCAATGAACTACATTAATCCAACAAACGGATTCCAAAACAAAACAGCAGAACAAGTAACAGCTGCATTTGATGACAATGCTTATCTTAAAACAGCTTTCGAAATGTTTAAACAAGCTTCAGATTCATCAGATACAGTAATTTATTCAGAACCAGGTACAACTAAGGCAAATGCATTTAGACAAAGCATTGAAAGTGCATTCAACTCATTACAAGATTCAAAAGGAACAATGAGTTACGCAAACTTTATTGATAAAATCCAAATTGGAAAATAA